A section of the Babylonia areolata isolate BAREFJ2019XMU chromosome 1, ASM4173473v1, whole genome shotgun sequence genome encodes:
- the LOC143291175 gene encoding ADAM 17-like protease encodes MGLPSFEDLSKTNDHFKQPDLVFSKIMSKFMLIWVVTTCLLVFSQGALEDKLRYYEVLHSHDVLARSRRSLGPHHQRPRQGHELTIRIFNMTLVCHLYPRKNLFTPSFRLVVVDGTGENQVNDFDTEQFLVGTCEDDSLSDVHGYFSDGVFEGRITYNGVVYGIEEAKRHIQEKEIGEHHGKMIAYRSSDIIWEENKNRKGPSFCGASHADDPDLYSRFGMTIETLEESRVKRATVPDNWSTCRVIAVADFKFYRFIGGNNIYSTAAYIGSVMERVDAIYRSTVFDIGYEITGLGFEISEIKINTVPTTGFNADGVPWEPLKLLQMFGRDLYFKDFCLAHLFTHQQFSGNVLGLAYIAAETIGSAGGICSPTRDIENHETALNTGWSTTQNSNGDTVLSEQAQLVTAHG; translated from the exons ATGGGCCTTCCTTCTTTTGAGGACTTATCTAAGACAAATGATCACTTCAAGCAACCGGATTTAGTGTTTTCAAAGATTATGTCCAAATTCATGTTGATTTGGGTGGTGACCACATGTCTCCTTGTTTTCTCTCAGG GTGCTCTGGAAGACAAACTGAGGTACTATGAGGTGCTGCACTCACACGATGTCCTGGCCCGCTCACGCCGCAGCCTGGGCCCCCACCACCAGCGGCCTCGTCAGGGACACGAACTGACCATCAGAATTTTCAACAT GACGTTAGTTTGCCATCTGTACCCCAGGAAGAATCTGTTCACACCTTCCTTCCGTCTGGTTGTTGTTGACGGCACAGGGGAAAATCAGGTCAACGACTTTGACACCGAGCAGTTTTTGGTGGGCACATGTGAAG atGATTCTTTGTCAGATGTCCATGGATATTTCTCAGACGGAGTGTTTGAAGGAAGAATCACATATAATGGAGTTGTATATGGAATTGAG GAAGCCAAGCGACATATACAGGAGAAGGAGATAGGGGAGCATCACGGGAAGATGATAGCATATCGTTCGTCAGACATCATTTgggaagagaacaagaacagaaaagg ACCCTCCTTTTGTGGTGCCAGTCACGCTGATGATCCAGATCTTTATTCCAGATTTGGGATGACCATTGAGACATTAGAAG AGTCGCGAGTGAAGCGTGCCACGGTGCCGGACAACTGGAGCACCTGCAGAGTGATAGCGGTGGCAGACTTCAAGTTCTACCGCTTCATCGGCGGAAACAACATATACAGCACAGCTGCCTACATT GGTTCGGTGATGGAAAGAGTGGATGCCATCTATCGCAGCACTGTCTTCGATATCGGCTATGAAATCACTGGCTTGGGGTTTGAAATATCtgag ATCAAGATCAACACTGTGCCCACCACTGGCTTCAATGCTGATGGGGTTCCGTGGGAGCCGCTGAAACTCctccag ATGTTTGGTCGTGACTTGTACTTCAAGGACTTCTGCCTGGCTCACCTCTTCACACATCAGCAGTTCTCGGGCAATGTTCTGGGCCTGGCCTACATTGCCGCCGAGACGATCGGCTCTGCTGGCGGCATCTGCTCCCcca CTCGCGACATCGAAAACCATGAGACAGCGCTCAACACAGGCTGGAGCACCACGCAGAACAGTAACGGGGACACAGTGCTGTCGGAACAGGCACAGCTGGTCACTGCCcatggttag